A window of the Citrus sinensis cultivar Valencia sweet orange chromosome 9, DVS_A1.0, whole genome shotgun sequence genome harbors these coding sequences:
- the LOC127899921 gene encoding uncharacterized protein LOC127899921, which produces MCVDFTDLNKACPKDSFPLPKIDQLVDSTAGHGLLSFMDAFSGYNQIPMVMPFGLKNAGATYQRLVNKVFKPLIGKTMEVYVDDMITKSKIPKEHVRHLEETFGLLRKRGKKTEWTPECEEAFQNLKQYLQQAPLLSTPRDGDKLYLYLAVSDRATSSVLVREEEGVQYPIYYTSNALLDAETRYPPLEKWALALVVAARKLRPYFQAFPVSVITNQPLRQTLHKPDASGRLVKWAIELNEFDIDYKPRAAIKAQAMADFVAEFTEPEVCLDQRDVVADSGEAQVWQMSVDGSSGEQGSGAGIVLEGPEGEEISYAVKLEFAATNNQAEYEALIAGLELAKAVRADRVKIRTDSQLVANHVSERFQPREEKMEQYLKIVRQMMGKFEAVEVVQIPREQNSRADILARMAAVADPKMPKSVPLEVKSIPSIEQNLEVLRIEQKCSWMEPIVSYLRDGVLPPDKLRARKIIAQASRYTMIDGILYRRGYTLPFLRCLDEDDADYVLREVHEGICGNHSGGRSLAHKVLRQGYFWPTMHQDAQEKTRSYVSCQSFANFPSQPPEKLTSMVSPWPFAQWGIDLIGPLPKGRGAATHAIVAIDYFTKWIEENDEQICLNLDLLTEKREQAAERSVIYQQRVARYYNQKVNIRQFKVGDWVLRRVNQNTKDSTQGVLGPNWEGPYRVKQLVGLGAYKLVRMDGHEVKRPWNAAHLRKYFQ; this is translated from the exons atgtgtgtggatttcacgGACCTtaataaggcgtgcccaaaagACAGTTTCCCTTTACCGAAGATCGATCAGCTAGTAGATTCAACGGCTGGACATGGTCTGCTTAGCTTCATGGACGCGttctcgggatacaaccagattCCCAT ggtaATGCCATTTGGTCTAAAAAATGCTGGGGCCACCTATCAGAGGCTGGTGAACAAAGTCTTTAAGCCGTTGATTGGgaaaaccatggaggtgtacgtggatgacatgatcaccaagtcCAAAATCCCGAAGGAACACGTCAGACACCTCGAGGAGACATTCGGgcttttgaggaa gaggggaaagaaaacagaatggaCACCAGAATGCGAGGAAGCCTTTCAGAACTTGAAGCAATACTTGCAGCAAGCTCCACTGCTGTCCACACCGAGGGATGGGGACAAGTTATATCTGTATTTGGCGGTATCGGATCGGGCCACCAGTTCTGTTCTGGTGAGGGAGGAAGAAGGAGTTCAGTATCCGATATATTACACCAGCAATGCCCTGCTCGATGCTGAGACCAGATACCCACCgttggagaaatgggcacttgcccttgtggttgctgctcgGAAGTTGAGGCCATATTTTCAAGCATTCCCAGTCTCGGTAATAACAAACCAGCCGTTGCGTCAAACTCTGCACAAGCCAGATGCTTCAGGTCGGCTCGTCAAGTGGGCTATAGAGCTGAACGAGTTCGACATAGACTACAAACCCCGAGCAGCGATAAAGGCTCAGGCAATGGCCGATTTCGTAGCAGAATTTACAGAGCCTGAAGTATGTTTAGACCAACGAGATGTAGTTGCAGACAGTGGCGAAGCTCAAGTATGGCAAATGTCTGTAGATGGGTCATCAGGGGAGCAGGGATCAGGAGCAGGGATTGTATTGGAAGGCCCGGAGGgggaggagatctcttatgctgtaaagttAGAGTTCGCAGCAACGAATAACCAGGCAGAGtatgaagccttgatagcaggGTTGGAACTGGCTAAGGCCGTGAGAGCAGATAGAGTGAAAATCAGAACTGATTCCCAGCTGGTTGCGAATcatgtcagtgaaagattCCAACCAAGAGAGGAAAAGATGGAGCAGTACCTGAAGATAGTCAGGCAGATGATGGGGAAATTCGAAGCGGTGGAGGTGGTACAAATCCCTAGGGAGcagaatagtcgagcagaTATTTTGGCCAGGATGGCAGCGGTAGCAGATCCAAAGATGCCAAAGTCGGTCCCTCTGGAGGTGAAGTCCATCCCAAGCATCGAGCAGAATTTGGAGGTGCTGCGAATAGAACAAAAATGCTCGTGGATGGAGCCGATAGTTTCATACCTTAGAGATGGGGTACTACCACCAGATAAGCTGCGAGCTCGGAAGATTATAGCCCAGGCCTCGAGATACACGATGATTGATGGGATACTGTATCGGCGAGGATATACACTGCCGTTCCTTCGATGTTTGGACGAGGACGACGCGGATTATGTACTGAGAGAAgtacatgaaggaatttgcggGAACCATTCTGGTGGGAGATCCCTGGCCCATAAGGTTTtaaggcagggatatttctggccgacAATGCACCAGGATGCACAGGAGAAGACCAGGAGCTATGTAagctgccagagttttgcAAATTTCCCCAGccaaccaccagagaagctcacTTCTATGGTCTCCCCTTGGCCATttgctcaatggggaattgatctgATTGGCCCACTGCCAAAGGGACGAGGAGCAGCAACGCATGCCATAGTTgctatagattacttcacAAAGTGGATAGAG GAgaacgacgagcagatatgtttgaatcttgaCCTGCTAACGGAAAAGAGGGAGCAAGCAGCCGAGCGATCAGTCATATACCAGCAGAGGGTTGCCCGGtattataaccagaaggtGAACATACGACAGTTCAAGGTCGGAGATTGGGTGTT